In the Primulina tabacum isolate GXHZ01 chromosome 15, ASM2559414v2, whole genome shotgun sequence genome, TGAACTCACGATTTGTTTGAAGACCTTAAGGCATATAAATTTCAACTTGATTCAATAACCGATTGTGAATAACATCCAAACTGATGAAGGCTCTGGATGCTACATCAATTATCAGTTTGTCTCGAAAAAGAAGACAGTCGAGCAGTTAAGCAATgatgcaatgtcattatttgtaaaataatttggaaAGTTTTTAAGGAAGAACCAAGGTAATTTTCAAATCCCAAGCAGGCACAATAATTACCAAAAATAGTCCACTGATGAAGACAATGCATGTTTCAACTGTGAGAAAGTTGGTCATTTCATAGCCGACTGTCCTAAATCGAAGAAGGAGAGAGAAGGACGACTGAAAAAGAAGACCAATCTCATgacaagaaaaagaagaagaaaaagtcCAAGGATGACAAGTCATTCAAGAAGAAAAGAAAGCAGAAGGTACTGGTGGCTGATAACAACAAGGCCAAGTGGGTAGATTCCGATTCTGACTCGTCCTCCACTAGTGGAAGCGAAAAAGATTAGGTGCAGTGTCTCGTGGCAAATTTTGAGCTGGATTCCATTAGTTAatatgtatttgattttagcttAATTGTTTTTACATGAAATGGTTTTATTACTGTACTTCATGATATAGTAAATAAGTACaagagactttctcaatcattcaaaGAAGTTAAAGCAAAACAAACAAAACTAACTGATAGGGATACAGAGCATAACTAGGAACAGTCAAGTGAAGTGTTCTGTCTTAAGGTAGATATTGAAAACTCAAGACTGAGAATGAGCGAGTACAGGTTGAGCATCGGCAATTAATTTCTAGATTCAAAAAAGGCGAACGTTACAGGCGATGCCTATATATACATCAGTTAGGCTTACTTGAGAACTCTCTCTCCCTCCTCCGAACTTCAACTTTTCTATCTGTCTAAGCAAATTTCTACGAgctaaaagaaattttttagaATCCAACTGATCATATCAAGCACAAGCTTATACTTGGTGATTTGATCATTAAGGATCAATTTATGCTTAGAATTTCATGAAAATCAATTGTAATTGAAAGTAAAAAGTCCTACTGGTCATATTGTTTAAGTTTCTAaaatactaagagttttagtcATGATGTATGGTAAATTCTATTGAAGTAGACAGTTACAAAGTGTTGTAATTGTCAaagtttttttaatgaaatcatTTTGCATGGAAGAAGGGGGTGACATGTGAGTAATTCAAGTCTCCAAATATCTAGAAACAAACTTGTGTTATTTACATTTCAATTAGCATGTTTTTGTTCAATATTTGATAGCCAGACTGTTTTTACCATAAACCATTTTATCGTGCTCAACCCTTATCAATATACATTTTTCCGCGCAATAACCAACTATTGGCTTATTGATACTTTACCGACGAGAAATATATTTCAATGTTGTTAACCCAACcgaaatatttcaaaaatttattgagattatttattcaacccctctAAATCAATCTCCACCATAtgtttattaattataaattattttattttcacaaATGAGAGCTcataaaatattgaaataattttgagagaataataaattttccaatataaattttataaaaaaattatattattacatTATACAATACACGTGAGTCactattaaaattatttttgaggGAGAATAATAAAGATAAtactaattttattaattttgtaaTATGGTTTTTACCGGGAAAAGGACTTGATCTCTTTTATCAAAGCATCGATATCACTAAAGGAAGAGCCCCCTTCTTCCACCGCCCTCCTTCCCTCCACCGCCAGACCCTTCGCCCGCCGCCTCATTTCTACCACCTCACCGCCGTCATTGCCCATCAACCTACGCACCGCCACCTCCACCTTCTCCCTCCCCACCACCACCTTCCTCTCCATATTCCACGAAGCCCACTCCTCGCTCCCCACCCTCAACCCAATCTTCAACACCTCAGTCACCAGCTTCTCATTATAAAACTGCTCCGCCGAAAGAGGCCACGTGATCATCGGCACGCCAGCGCAAACGCCCTCGAGCGTCGAATTCCATCCGCAATGCGTCATGAATCCTCCAACTGATTCATATTCCAAGATCAACAACTGTGGGGCCCATCCCTTGATGATCAATCCCCGTTTAGAACTCGAGATTCTCTCTTCAAATCCATCTGGAAAGCGTTTTTTAGCCTCTCCATTCTCTTCGATTCCAAGAATTTTTCCGACTACCCATATAAAACTTTTCCCCGATGCTTCAAGTCCAGAAGCAAGTTCGTATATCTGCACACTGCTCATTCGAGCTAAACTGCCGAAACTTACGTAGAGAACCGAATTGGGTTTATGTGAATCAAGCCAATTCAAGCAGCTATGCTTATCAATGGCGGATGACTGCCCTCTTTCCGCCTTTTCCTCTTGATTCCTGTTGTATAAAGAAACAGGCCCCACCATCCAAGTTTTTTTCCCGGTTACATTTCTGTAATAATCCACATATGCTGGCTCCAGGGCGTAGAAGCTATTGATCACCTGTCCGAAACTGTTCTGCTCAGATTTCTTGGACTTTCCAGGGAATTCGATTCCATTTCTGAGGGAAATCGGCAGCTGGGATCTACACAGTTTTAACTTATCCGGAAGTCCCGGCAACAAAAAAGGCTCCGAATCAGATTCCACTTTGTTATGCGGCAAATGGGTTTCAAGAACGTGCTCACAGCATCTGTAAAAGCAGCAGTTTCCATTGAATATAATTTTTGGAACTCCAGTAGCGTCGATGACATCAGCAGCCCAGCGGTGGAAGGTGTCGATGATAATGCAGTCAGGGCGGCGGCTGAGGAGGAGGTTGTGGAGTGGTTCTTGAAGGCATGAGGTATCAGTTAACGGCGGCGCTGACATATCTATGGTCTTGAGGACGGCGGAATCAGGCGGCAGTTGGAGGGTGTGGAGGTGGATTTGGAGGCCGGATTCTTGGTCTCTTTGGATGGAATTCTGGAACACGGCAGCATCGTCGTTTGGGATGGTGAGGATAACGGAGGTAGCGCCGTGGGAGGCGAAAAGCCTGGAGAGATCGATCATCGGGATAAAATGGCCGCCGCCGACGAATGGAAAAAAGAAGATGTGGACCCGCTGCCGACGAATGGATTGGGAAGCCATGAAAGATGAGTGATCGAGCCAACACAAGGGTTCAATTTACCTCGTATTATTTATTGTTGACGCTGCTGCATGTCAAATTATTGGCTAATCAGTGGGCCCCATTTGcggatattttatattttattttcattttttcctCAGATAACTCCTACATATTCCATTAATcacttttaattaatttatttattcatattttttaatgtaataataataataataataataatcactTGGGAATCTccattttatgaaaaaatataaccaaatcaattatttgaaaaataaaaaaattatacatttgaACAAACGCATAATACCTATATCTCGTGTGTGTCACAATTGCTAGTCATCAATAAAATCTAAATTATAATGATCATAATTCCACAAAGTCCAATAAATGTGTTCATTTTAACATAATCGAATTCCTCGAGAACCACTTCATAATGTAAACAAAGTCTACTACCAATCTCCAGTCTCAAACAGGATACTAGATTCTAACTAAGGAATTTTTTTACAGACGCCACACAAGAATCTTGAAGCATCTTCAAAACCTTGCTCGTCTCTTCGCATATCGCGATAGCCAAGGACCGTAAATATAGCTAGTAATCCCTCAAACCCTCCCACAACATGGGGATATAGCAAACCCAATCCAATAATGGAAAATCGCGCTTATATTTCACATATCGATGATACAAATATGGAGGGGGGTCGTCACATTTTCTCGTTAGCCTGCTTAATTTGAAGGGCAGCTTGAACAACATTGCCCCGAGTAATAATTCCAATCTATCATATAGAAAATTGAATGTTATGttctcaaaaaaaattaaaaattgtaaGAGCTCTGTTTTGCTGATATATGTAAAATGAGAGGTAGAATAGATGCATGGACATTACCAACTTCCCTTCACCATCAACAACTGGTAGTCGGCGGTACTTCGTTCTGAGCAATAACCTAGCAAGTGCAAGAAATTCCTCGAATTACGATTTAATGTACGAGCAAATAAATATACAAAACATGTAATGTCCCACACTTTCTCCAAGCCTCTCTACGCTTAAAAATAcaatgaaaaggaaaaataagaGAAGCTGACCAATGATTGGATATTAATAATAAAGGTAGTTTTTCTACAGACAAACGTGCTGGATTCAAGTCACATCAGACACAAGAT is a window encoding:
- the LOC142527236 gene encoding abscisate beta-glucosyltransferase-like, encoding MASQSIRRQRVHIFFFPFVGGGHFIPMIDLSRLFASHGATSVILTIPNDDAAVFQNSIQRDQESGLQIHLHTLQLPPDSAVLKTIDMSAPPLTDTSCLQEPLHNLLLSRRPDCIIIDTFHRWAADVIDATGVPKIIFNGNCCFYRCCEHVLETHLPHNKVESDSEPFLLPGLPDKLKLCRSQLPISLRNGIEFPGKSKKSEQNSFGQVINSFYALEPAYVDYYRNVTGKKTWMVGPVSLYNRNQEEKAERGQSSAIDKHSCLNWLDSHKPNSVLYVSFGSLARMSSVQIYELASGLEASGKSFIWVVGKILGIEENGEAKKRFPDGFEERISSSKRGLIIKGWAPQLLILEYESVGGFMTHCGWNSTLEGVCAGVPMITWPLSAEQFYNEKLVTEVLKIGLRVGSEEWASWNMERKVVVGREKVEVAVRRLMGNDGGEVVEMRRRAKGLAVEGRRAVEEGGSSFSDIDALIKEIKSFSR